A genomic stretch from Triplophysa dalaica isolate WHDGS20190420 chromosome 4, ASM1584641v1, whole genome shotgun sequence includes:
- the ctsll gene encoding cathepsin L, like isoform X1: protein MMLLASVLALCTSVAFAAPTLDQQLDDHWHLWKSWHGKNYHEKEEGWRRMVWEKNFRKVELHNLEHSMGKHAFRLGMNQFGDMTNEEFRLAVNGYKQNPRRKSQGSLFMEPSFFEAPQQVDWREKGYVTPVKDQGRCGSCWAFSSTGALEGQLFRKTGKLVSLSEQNFMDCSWPEGNHGCDGGLMDQAFQYVQDNNGLDSEEYYPYLAKDNQPCRYDPRYNAANDTGFVDIPSGKEHALMKAVASVGPVAVAIDAGHQSFQFYQSGIYYEKECSTEELDHGVLVVGYGYEGEDVVGKRYWIVKNSWTEKWGNKGYIYIAKDRKNHCGIASAASYPLM from the exons AT GATGTTGTTGGCTTCAGTCCTCGCGCTCTGTACGAGTGTAGCGTTTGCTGCACCAACTTTAGACCAGCAGTTAGATGACCACTGGCACCTATGGAAGAGCTGGCATGGCAAAAATTACCATGAG aaaGAAGAGGGCTGGAGGAGAATGGTGTGGGAGAAGAACTTTAGAAAAGTTGAGCTTCACAATCTCGAGCATTCTATGGGCAAACACGCTTTCAGACTAGGCATGAACCAGTTTGGGGACATG ACAAATGAGGAGTTCAGACTGGCAGTAAATGGTTATAAGCAGAACCCCAGACGGAAATCGCAGGGCTCACTGTTCATGGAGCCCAGCTTCTTCGAAGCACCTCAACAGGTTGACTGGAGAGAGAAGGGCTATGTGACTCCTGTTAAAGACCAG GGAAGGTGTGGCTCTTGCTGGGCCTTCAGCTCTACGGGGGCCTTAGAGGGCCAGCTGTTCCGTAAAACGGGTAAACTGGTGTCTTTGAGCGAGCAGAACTTTATGGACTGTTCTTGGCCAGAGGGAAATCATGGCTGCGATGGTGGCCTCATGGACCAGGCCTTCCAGTATGTTCAGGACAACAATGGGCTGGATTCCGAGGAGTACTATCCCTACCTTGCAAAA GATAATCAACCATGCCGCTATGACCCCAGATACAATGCTGCTAATGACACTGGTTTTGTGGATATTCCCAGTGGTAAAGAACATGCTCTGATGAAGGCTGTTGCTTCTGTGGGTCCAGTTGCTGTTGCTATTGATGCTGGTCATCAATCATTTCAGTTCTATCAGTCTG GTATCTATTATGAGAAAGAGTGCAGCACTGAAGAGCTCGATCATGGAGTGTTGGTAGTTGGTTATGGATATGAGGGTGAAGATGTTGTCGGGAAAAGATATTGGATTGTCAAGAACAG CTGGACTGAGAAGTGGGGAAACAAAGGCTACATCTACATTGCTAAAGATCGAAAGAACCACTGTGGAATTGCATCAGCAGCCAGCTATCCTCTCATGTAA
- the ctsll gene encoding cathepsin L, like isoform X2, with product MLLASVLALCTSVAFAAPTLDQQLDDHWHLWKSWHGKNYHEKEEGWRRMVWEKNFRKVELHNLEHSMGKHAFRLGMNQFGDMTNEEFRLAVNGYKQNPRRKSQGSLFMEPSFFEAPQQVDWREKGYVTPVKDQGRCGSCWAFSSTGALEGQLFRKTGKLVSLSEQNFMDCSWPEGNHGCDGGLMDQAFQYVQDNNGLDSEEYYPYLAKDNQPCRYDPRYNAANDTGFVDIPSGKEHALMKAVASVGPVAVAIDAGHQSFQFYQSGIYYEKECSTEELDHGVLVVGYGYEGEDVVGKRYWIVKNSWTEKWGNKGYIYIAKDRKNHCGIASAASYPLM from the exons ATGTTGTTGGCTTCAGTCCTCGCGCTCTGTACGAGTGTAGCGTTTGCTGCACCAACTTTAGACCAGCAGTTAGATGACCACTGGCACCTATGGAAGAGCTGGCATGGCAAAAATTACCATGAG aaaGAAGAGGGCTGGAGGAGAATGGTGTGGGAGAAGAACTTTAGAAAAGTTGAGCTTCACAATCTCGAGCATTCTATGGGCAAACACGCTTTCAGACTAGGCATGAACCAGTTTGGGGACATG ACAAATGAGGAGTTCAGACTGGCAGTAAATGGTTATAAGCAGAACCCCAGACGGAAATCGCAGGGCTCACTGTTCATGGAGCCCAGCTTCTTCGAAGCACCTCAACAGGTTGACTGGAGAGAGAAGGGCTATGTGACTCCTGTTAAAGACCAG GGAAGGTGTGGCTCTTGCTGGGCCTTCAGCTCTACGGGGGCCTTAGAGGGCCAGCTGTTCCGTAAAACGGGTAAACTGGTGTCTTTGAGCGAGCAGAACTTTATGGACTGTTCTTGGCCAGAGGGAAATCATGGCTGCGATGGTGGCCTCATGGACCAGGCCTTCCAGTATGTTCAGGACAACAATGGGCTGGATTCCGAGGAGTACTATCCCTACCTTGCAAAA GATAATCAACCATGCCGCTATGACCCCAGATACAATGCTGCTAATGACACTGGTTTTGTGGATATTCCCAGTGGTAAAGAACATGCTCTGATGAAGGCTGTTGCTTCTGTGGGTCCAGTTGCTGTTGCTATTGATGCTGGTCATCAATCATTTCAGTTCTATCAGTCTG GTATCTATTATGAGAAAGAGTGCAGCACTGAAGAGCTCGATCATGGAGTGTTGGTAGTTGGTTATGGATATGAGGGTGAAGATGTTGTCGGGAAAAGATATTGGATTGTCAAGAACAG CTGGACTGAGAAGTGGGGAAACAAAGGCTACATCTACATTGCTAAAGATCGAAAGAACCACTGTGGAATTGCATCAGCAGCCAGCTATCCTCTCATGTAA